The stretch of DNA TACCTCTCCTTGTTTACAAAGGCCATCAGCCAGTGCAGTGTACGTGACAATGTTTGGCTTAAGTCCCATTTTGACCATCTCATTGTGAAGACCGAAAGCTCTTTTAATCTCACTTACTTTGCAATAACCATGGATAAGCGCTGTATAAGAAAATTCATCTGGTTCCAACCCTCTAATAACCATTTCATTAAAAAGCTTATCGGCTTCCATCATCTTTCCAGCTTGACAAAATCCATCTATGATAGCTGTATATGCTACAGAATCAGGATAAATTTCCCTAATCTGCATTTCCTCGAACAACCTGCATGCAGCTGAAACATTGCCTGACTTGCAGAAACCATCTATTAAGGTAGTGTATATCACATTATCAGGAATGATTCCCTGCGACATTATTTCCCTCAAGACCTTCTCGGCTTCAGAGAGTTTTCCACTCTTACACAAAAGAAGTACAATGCTGCTGTAGGTATACAAGTTTGGTTGGAcactttttattttcatttcttcAACGAGCTTCAACACCTTCTGTAGGTCACCAACAGAACAGTATCTGCTAATTATAGTACTATAACTTACAACATCAGGTACACAGCCTCTCAACTCCATCTGCAAGAGTAGATGGTGGgcttctttgatttttcctaATTCACAAAGTGAATTAATAATGATATTATATGATGCAGTATTCCAGCAAATACCCACTTGAGGATATTCATTGAAAACTTTTATTGCCATCTCAATTCCATCAAGATTGTTTGATAGACGAGTAAGAAATAAATTACAAGAATCAACAGATATAACCAATCCATAATTCAACAATTTCATGAAAAGTTTTCTCGCTTCATTGAGCATCCCAATTTCGACAAGCACTtggaaaaaaatatcaaatacaTATGGATCTGAACCCCAATCTTTGTATGTGTATATTAATCTATCGGAAAAATGAATGAATGAAAGACTAATATCCAAATTGGGTTTTCTCCAAAAATCAATAATAACCCCATGTGCCattttaagatcttttgatgCTGTGGCAATTTGAGCAACAATGCAACGAGCCTCTAGTGTTGATTGTCTACGAAGACATGCCCAATCAAATAGATCCAAAACTAAATTATAATCATTCCTAATGTTCATAAGAATCCAAATTAGATGGTCAGACCTGAACTTAGATTCACAAGACTTCAAGATGCGACGCAAAGGCTCAGAGCGACGCAGCTTTATTGTGGTAGTAATATGATGAACAAGTTCAGCATCTCTGATAGTAGGTTTCTTAGGTGAATAATCAGGGAAAGGTCTGGTATTTGTTGAGATTACTGAGAGTACTTGGCTCAAGTTTCTTCTCAATGAGAATAAAGGAGAGAAATAAAATCCAAAACTTAAGCAAGGCTGAAGAGAAAAGATTCGGGAACAGTGGACCGAAAATATAGTGAGCCTCTTCATGTCTGTGAGAGGCATCCATCAAGGAAAATTTTAAGATTGCTTACCTCCAATGTAGCTGCTCTCCACCATTGATAAGAACAAAAACAAAGAAGTTTTCACATTATTCCATCACCTGTACAAATACAGTCAGTATAACAGTAAACAAATGTCCAACTTTATTTCTTCAAACATTATGCAAAAACCTACACTATTCCGTTTAGGGCTGCACATGGATTGGATTGAACAAGTTGAGGGTATTTTAATGTACCAACCCAATTAGTTCGGCCTATAAAATTATAACTCGTTCAAAAtgctttcaaaatataactcaaCCCAACCCAAAATCTAATGTAAAATTTGAGACCTAGCTAATTCATTTTTCCATatcataatattaaaaaaataagttagaTCAATTTTAAGGTATTTACATGACTAGAACTTAACCACCCTAATTAGTAATTATTAGGATCATGcaaaataattattagttattacaGCCATCCATAATCACAAATAAAAATCtgaacattaaaataaattaaaaaagttaCTTATTTAATCTTCAATAGCAGCAATAGTTATCTtgctcttctcttttcctacttccttgactttaaattttttttgcctACAATTCAAATTTGAAGAAACAAAGTTACATAATttattgttgaaaataaatgagcctaataaaaaaaaatcataataaacTCAAACAACAATCAAGCATAATTGCACatcttttatttttcctttgACAATTTCATATgattttaaaaagataaataacaaAGTATAGAGCATAGACAATATAGCACAAGAAAACACATATGACATGAACAATATCAATAATAAACTCATAAACAAAtctgaaatcaaataaaaaatctcAATAAAGTTTCTGATATAAATCTCAAAAGTCTCAATTTAATGCATtcgtataaatatatgtatatatcaaagataaatcaacaaaaaaaactcccaataataaacacatatgaaatcaaataaaaaaaataccacagtaatacattcacacacacacatatatattaaagatgatagaaaaaaaaaatcaacaaaaaactcatatcacACAATCACAcctgaaatgaaatgaaaaatacaataaatacatattcaaaaaaaaaaaagaaagggaaGAGAGATGAGAGACTACCTAAGAGTGAGGAATGGTGGCTGCGACTGGTGGTTGGAGGCGAGGCCGAGATTATAATAGGCGCTTACAGTGGCTGCGCCTGGAATCGGAAGGAGTGCGAAGGGGCTGCTGTGTTTTGGGTTAGGGAtggtggagagagagagagagagagagagagagagagagagagagagagagaggggttggCTGCTGCTGCCTTTAGGTGTGTGTACTGTGTTAGTGTAAATGagtgtaattttttgttgaCAAAATTAGATTGGAAAATTATACCCTTTAAAGGAAAtacatttttattagttttagtaaaataattttttagtcaaattttttctcataatcatgtaaattatacttatttaagatattttataaaattttaaaaaatttgaaaaagtttaacacgccaaaAATTACGTTCAAATAGTATGTTCATGTTGCATGTGtgactatattattttatactcgtgcgaaataaattatttgaacattatttcaatattgtaaattattctaaatttctcaaaattttgtaggatatcttaaatagctatattctacatgaatataaaaaaaaattaaactaaaaaattcttctaaatGCCGAAACAAGTATATGGTACATCAGTACATCCTAGAATTACTCAATTACATTTATTGACcaaaactttaaattttttagggGTAGTTTGGAATAGGCGAGAATTTAAGAttgtaatgttatttttttaggaaaaagaaattttatttacactttaaaaatttttaaagacacctcattttaataatttttattttatatgaaatttatatatttaattgtactgagttttttttttcaatccattttctcaaaaaatatacttatcacACAaagataaattatattttaaatattataacaaaaaattaaaataaaaaattatataaatttttttaaaaaaaatatatatatatgaattagaaaaaattatgaaaataaaattaaaatacgtattaaaattaacataaaataatgtgaggaaaaaattcaaaaaaatatatattaagagtaattttatatttttttaataatgggtatatttattattttatggggTATAAATAGAAAAAGAGTAATATTGATACCTTAAAAAAGAGTGAGATTGAATTATTTCCctctattatattaatttgaataaaaattttgaattaataaataaatttacaaaccactaatattttgatttattataaaaaaaaaaatattatgataaataTTTAGTCtgtgaaattgattttttttttaatttttaaatgagttatttttatgttattagcaataatatatagcattatacataaattttatatgaatggtgtacataaatgacatagcgaataaaaataaataacacagtgataaaatatataaaaatattcattttaattaataaaaaatacaataaaatttaatatttactgattaataaatatattgttttaatgactaattattttatttttatgtataattaacattaacagatacaatataaaaaatattttcattttaattttttaaaataatatataaaattcatGTACTCAACCAAACAGTATAATTCAATTAACGggaatataaatacatattaccCTATACTAGggttgttcatccgatccaatccgtacttttttggtcaaacaacattcaatctgcactaagtgcggatttcattttttggatgcaattcaatccgcacaatagctcaaatccaatccaatctgcaaaaGCGCGGATTTAGTCGGttttggattggttactttttaatattaaattatttaatatttatgaaaaaaaaatttcacatacgtagcaacaaataaaacaaattatagttattttatgtctccaaccacacattaaataaataaaataacaaattcaaaggaagaaaaaaaaattgtatatataaaaaaaaaatatttaattttattttaaattgtatgtaaaaaaaaatataagaatagaataaacattttatctattaagttttgcaatataattgtattataggTATTAGacatttaaattactattttctttacattaaaatattatttgtatatataattttttaattttgttataaatatgtgtggattggattggatcggatcaattacttttacatgtcaatcaatatCCAATTCgtacaagtgcggattttgaattttccaatccGCAAAGTGCGGATGTTACTTTtgcatgtcaatcaacatccaatccgtACAAGTgcgaattttgaattttccaatccacatccgcactttgcggattggattggatcgtgcggattgaatttgatcggctattttatgaacaccccctACCCTACACAACCAAACACAGTTTACATATTTTTCTACAATCATATTATCTTTCATAATtctctataatcaaattattttgaatagtTAATTCCAAAAGCCCCCTTATAGTAATAACTTtcactatcttaatatcatcaaatatcatattaaaaTTCAATGCTTACTTGTACCCATTTTGCTGGTAGGTCAAAATTTCTTATTATTCAGtgggtttaaataaaaaaatagtataataaaaaataaaaaaaatcattaatacaaattcatttaaaaatgataaatttaatttataaatattttaaaatcaaattatttaattatataatattatttatttagctccttttattaataaattaaaataaaattatatactataCATTTTATAAGAAACTGAAAAGCTAATTAAATTAACGAGTTAATAAATagatattttgaaataaataaatatatatatattcaatagaTTAATTTGTTGTATATATTGTCTTGTTGATATTGAACCTATTGGTATTGTATCGAACCCATCACGTCacaataaaacttaaaattatgAGGACCATTGGACCCTATATCGGACCTATTGGAGTATATTCTTCAACTTTCAATCCCTTCAACATTAACCTACCATCGGACCTACATTAGGcgcaaaaattataaattctctctaaaacacaaatttaagcttaaaaacttcaaaaatcacatattctcCACCAAAAACACATACCTAACCCTATATCTAATTGTTTTAACCCtaaatcatgaaaaaaataaaacgaTTACAgttaaaaatttatgaaaaatttaagAATTATCTTTAACAAAGACATTGTTGGCGTTAGGTGGTGTGGTCACAGTGGTCTATGGGTTGTGTGGGCCATGTGGTCGCGAGGTCGAGGTGGTCTGTGAGTCGTGCGTCGGGTGCTTGTTTACAGAGAGCGAGAAAGAGAACAAAGAAAGAGTGAGAAgggggaaagagagagagaaagggttgTTCAAACGGGAGGGGTATAATGGggttttaggaaaaaaaaataacatattctaCTAATATTAAATAGCTTAAATTTAAGAGAATAATTTTagcttaataaatatataattagttaaattttctatttataatataattaacagaatatgataaattattatattatatgacaaCTAATTGacattaaaaataaacttaatagttgttaaaatgtatattttttctttttagtaaAAGCTTTTAGTGccgtaaataataattaattatactaattttgATAATATTGCTATTAAGCAATAAAGTTATTCAATGTTATTATAAgtcaataatttttgtaaataaatttaaattatcttaaaaaaaattattaagacataagaaaaaataaatttattttttggtaaaaaaagTAATGTAATATAAGTGATTTCatgtttaatatattattttacttcaattttatcttaaaataacaaaatacttTGTAATAACTTTgtataaattttgttttaagattataacttaattattttttttaacaaatataaaagaaacaaaaataacgctgttaattctattttttttttttttgccaataATAAAAAGTTTAATGCTTTCTACATATCGAAATAATCtccttaattttaaaaaaagaaaataatctccttaaaaattaagttgtaatacTACTACAAACTGTACTTTTGGTGTCAGATATAAACTAACACTTATACATTTAATTTCGGTTCATAAAACCAACACCTATTCCACAGCGacaaaaaatgtcattttttttgtGTCAATTCTAAACCGACACTATTGAGTTTTGGTGTTGTTTTAAAACTGACACTTAAAGCATACATATTATGTTCAATTTAAAACCGATACCATTGAGTTTTGGTATCATTTTATAACCGACACTTAAAGGTTCTTTAGTGTCAATTATAAAACGACACCAAAAGACTTGtttgttgatattttttctttttgctttaCTTTATAACcaacacttaatttttttttggatttttagtGTCGGTTTTAAAACGACAGTATTAttgacataaaaaaaattacaattatttatCAATTTTCCCACCTACACGGTAAGATTTCAGAATTAACACAAAATatcaacaaaaattaaatagtaaGAACATCAAATCAAGTATACTTATACTATATTCAATAAATAGTATAACAAAGTACTATATCTATTCTGACTAATTGCAATAAGAAAAGTCCATCctactaaaaaaaaaagtagttgtAATTCATGTGAGAACATGGACTATCCTCACCACTCTCAGTTGTGTTAACATGTTGAACTCCAGGTCCCCCAAAACGACACCGCTTAATACGAAGATCGAAttcattaatttagacatgGGAAGAAGCATCACCCAAATCGAAATTACAACAATAGCAACAAATGATGTATGTCGACGCTTGTTACTGTCAAATAGGGCTGAGCATCGATCGATTTGGTcagtttttttctatataaaaatccAGAATTCGATTTTCAGTCTGGATTGGTGCAATCTGAAAACCGACCGACCAATCCAAAAACTATCTTAAAGCCGACCGTTTTGAACCACTGTTTAGTCGGTTTAAACCGCccaaactgatttttttttttttttaaaaaaaaaattgatccaatttattctataaacacattattctacattttacaactacaaacatataaactaattgttcaaaaactaattatcttattcttttaactttaatattaataaaataataatatattattattatatatcattAGTAACCACAATAtataaagcaaaaaaaaaaacttaataaattaatatatatgtataacgaTCGGTTTCGATTTTTTCAGTCAGTTTATTATCTATAAAAAAAACCAACTATTCAATGGCGGTTTTAACCATTAGCGGTTTTTTCAGTTTTCGGTTCTGTCAGTTTCAGTTCCAACATTGTTCGGTAGGTCGATTTTTTCGGTTTTTTGGAGTTTATGCTCAACCCTACTGTCAAATGGGGAGATCCTTACCAGCTTGTGCACTCCAACTTGTGCTTTAGCATACCCAAAAGCATAATCACTGTCTACTTTGATAGTTGCCCTCTGCGAAATCAAATTAAGAGTCAGAACCAAAAGATGTAAGATTAGCCAGATCTGTATGACCATAACATTAATACAAAGCTCcttaattttagttttttcaGTGGAAAAGAAGTGATCATAACTTCATATCTTCTACTAAATATGATAGTAAAAAACTAGTAAATTAGGAAGCAGTAATGTATATTTCAAATAACCTCCATGTAACATGAGCAAGGATCTTGTTCCACTGCTAACAAAGTTTTAAGCTCTTTCTCCTTTGAAATCCTTCTCATCTTAAGCAAAGGTTTAATGATTGGAGAGTTCAAATTGAGAAGAAAAGCAATCTGTTTGGCAATTTCAAATGAAAACAGTCTAAAACTAAgagaaataaatatattttatttacagaaaacaAGAATCcacatagaaaataaaaaagaggaTCTAATATTTGGTGTATCAGACAAATAAATAACCCTTTAGTTTCAGAATTGACCACTGAAAATAGTTTCAGAATTTTCTCCAAACTAGCATCTGCTACTTTCTCTGAATTTTCTTTTTGCAAAGACTTTTTATCTTCTACCTTAAATTTCCCAAATGACCGGAAACAGATCAGACTTGCTTGGAGTTCCAGGAAAGAATTCCATCGATCTGATCTGATCTTTCCTTCTCttcttgaaaataaaaaacacagtatttagCAAAAAGCTGGAAGCGAGTATTTATCATccttttcttctcattttcctcTTATAAGCAACCTAATCTCATTGGAAAAAAAGAAGTGCAACGATAGAGACAGCTATTGAGTAGAGAAAAACCTTGTAAATATAGGCATTCTCCCGGTATCTCTGAACATGCTGAGGTCTCATAGCAACGCCATAAGCGTCCCTGGTCAATACCAATGCCCATTAGTTTTccatttcaataaaatataccaAACCCCAGGCGTATACTTAAACAACTCAGATAGACTCTTTTTTTctctgaaaataaaaaatcccAATTAAATCTCTGACCGAAAAACCCAATGTTCAACATGGCTCAAATCAGCAGCAATACTTTGAGAGATCGCCAACTCTCCGTCGATTATAACATACACTATACGTAACCTCACTTCTACATCCCAAAACACCTAACATTGCATCAACACAATTTCAATTGACCAAAACCAGACCAATATTCGacccaataatttttataaaaacaaagtCAAAAAACAAAGAACTAAAAAAATACTTGAAAATTCACAACAATCAAAATTCTCATTAGCACAAACAGAGAAATCACTCCCTCAGACtcaacacacatatataaataaacaactTATTCAAAAGAAATAGATATTGAGAGAAGGAGTACCTCTTGTGCTCAAAGGTGAGGAGAGGATTGAGTAAGGCTTTGGTGGTGGACATTATTTGGATTGGGTTTAGCGAAAAAAAGAGCCCCCACAATTCAGTTGGTGAAGATCTCTGATTTCTTCTACAACAAATCGAGTTTAGAGAGAGGCAGGAGAATTAGGTGGGGCAATTTGGTGCAGAGCGTTTCTGTTGGGTTTGAGAGTTTAAGAACGAGAGGGTGAGAGAGATTTGAGGGTCAAAGAGAagagattagggttttaattttaaatcccCTATGGTCTAGTTTTTGAACTAACACTTAAAAAGTTTATATAACCTCTTAAAAGGTTTATACAATCTCTTAAGAGGATTATATAACCTCTTAAGTCTCAGTTCTTAACTGAGACTAAAAGGggtgttttgtttttaaaattttctctttAACTTTTTTAAGTGTCGGTTTTGGCTTTAGTGTCGTATCGACACTATTGGGCTTTTCAAATGTCAATTTTAAACCGACACCTAAAATTAAAGGTACTCTTCTATAGTGTcagttttttctaaattaaacgAAACTCGAACCGACACCAAAAGTATCTTTTATAGTAGTGCTATGGTATTTTTTTAGCATAAAtaagaaagataaatatttataaataaataaaaaatctattttaaaaaacGAATAGGAAAgagaaataaatttatataaaaaaacaagtaccatttaaaaatcaattatgtTGATTTAATAGGAGAAAGAAACTACACCTTGCCTGCAAATGGCAACAAGGACATATCCAGACAAACTAGTCACCTATGATATCATCTATTTTGAGTTTGTATGACATATGACCATCCACGAGCTGCTTAAGACCTGCTTTGAGTTCAGGGATTCCTTCCTCCAAAACAGCACAAACAGGATATATAGGAGCACCTTTCACCCTTGTTTTCAGTTCTTCTAATACTCCATTTGTCCCTTCTTCATCGATTTTGTTTGCCACTATTAAACAAAGTCGATCAGATAAGCCTTCTTGATGGTGCT from Cannabis sativa cultivar Pink pepper isolate KNU-18-1 chromosome 2, ASM2916894v1, whole genome shotgun sequence encodes:
- the LOC115721061 gene encoding pentatricopeptide repeat-containing protein At1g05670, mitochondrial, yielding MPLTDMKRLTIFSVHCSRIFSLQPCLSFGFYFSPLFSLRRNLSQVLSVISTNTRPFPDYSPKKPTIRDAELVHHITTTIKLRRSEPLRRILKSCESKFRSDHLIWILMNIRNDYNLVLDLFDWACLRRQSTLEARCIVAQIATASKDLKMAHGVIIDFWRKPNLDISLSFIHFSDRLIYTYKDWGSDPYVFDIFFQVLVEIGMLNEARKLFMKLLNYGLVISVDSCNLFLTRLSNNLDGIEMAIKVFNEYPQVGICWNTASYNIIINSLCELGKIKEAHHLLLQMELRGCVPDVVSYSTIISRYCSVGDLQKVLKLVEEMKIKSVQPNLYTYSSIVLLLCKSGKLSEAEKVLREIMSQGIIPDNVIYTTLIDGFCKSGNVSAACRLFEEMQIREIYPDSVAYTAIIDGFCQAGKMMEADKLFNEMVIRGLEPDEFSYTALIHGYCKVSEIKRAFGLHNEMVKMGLKPNIVTYTALADGLCKQGEVDTANELLQEMSMKGLQLNVCTYNSILNGLCKSGNIVDAEKLMEELKVAGPHPDAFTYTTLMDAYCKTGKMSKAHMLLQEMLDSGIQPTVVTFNVLMNGFCMSGMLEDGNKLIKWMLDKGIMPNATTYNSLMKQYASRNNMSYTTEIYRNMCAQGVMPDSNTYNILIKGHCKARNMKEAEFLRREMIEKGFLLTASSYTALIKGFQKRKKIEEARKLFEEMRRQGLVADREIYEIFVDMNYKEGNMDVTLELCDEMIENYIVDRTKNSRT